The Pangasianodon hypophthalmus isolate fPanHyp1 chromosome 14, fPanHyp1.pri, whole genome shotgun sequence nucleotide sequence ATTCTAAACACTTGGCTTGGTTGTTTCCGTGCAATTTACTTTGAGAAAGAGCAAAAATTCCTAACTTTGCCTGTATCATTTGCAGCTGTCACCATTGTTTTAATCATCACCTGCTTCAACTTCTACATAAACAGATGTGAGTTACTGTTCGGGCGtcgccgcctcacagctccagggtccctggttcagtcTTAAACTTGAGTTAACTCTGTGTGgcatttcacatgttctccctgagtctgtgtgggtttcctccaggttctctggtttccccTGACCTCACAAAAACATACTGGTATGTCAATTGGCTACTtcaaattgcccctaggtgtgaatgagtgtatgaatgtgtgtgcatggttctGTCTGATGGACTGGCAGACCGTCCAGGATTCATTACCACTTTGTGccaagtgttcctgggataagtgCCAGATCCACTACAActctgaccatgataaagcatttactggaGATGATTgaataagtgaatgaatgacttaatgttttcattatttataggctaatCAACAAACTCCAGCCTGGCTCTATAAAGAAAATTAACCACTCCAAACTCAACTGGCATAAGGTGAGGTATTTCTGAGttagtagtttaaaaaaaagtgtcattttgtttaatatgttttagaTTTACAAGGTTTTTTGCAAGACATCTTAAACTTGACTACAAAGTACATCTTATCCCAAAACCATTTTTGTGTGCAAAAGCATGGCTCTAAATCCTATTTTCTGTTGATCACATAGCTGGAGAACCTGGGCAACTTCATCAAAGCCATTCTCACATATGGCCTGAAGCCAAATGACATATTTGAAGCCAATGACTTGTTTGAGAATGGAAACATGACGCAGGTCCAGACCACATTGCTCGCCCTGGCTGGCATGGTGAGACTTTCACACATGGTGGAAATTCACAATATGATGACTGTACAAAGCAGTATTGTGTTTTTAGATGCATTATGGTATCTAATTACAGCTTCAAAAAGGATGACACTAAGTGGCATTACAATACAAAATAGCTAAAGTGTTTTGAACTTGTTAATAGAATCACTTTTGCATACTATACAGATTGGATTTCCAAACACATGGCTGTTAATGTTTTCAGAGGACGTCTGAAGTAATTATGATCCATTGTGGCTGCGCAAGTTGCGCTtaatcattagtaggtcacatgcagtcaggtccataaatattgggacagtgacacagttttggtaattttgcctctgtacaccaccacagtggatttgaaatgaagcagtcaagatgtgactgaagcgtagactttcagctttaattcaaggggtttaacaaaaatattgcattaaccgtttaggaattacagccattttttttacagagttcctccattttcacaggctcaaaagtaatgggacaaactaatataatcataaatattaggattatttttattacttggaggtaaatcctttgcagtcaatgactacctgaagtctggaccccatggacatcaccaaatgctgagtttcctcccttgagatgatttgccaggtctttactgcagccatcttcagttgctgcttgtttgtgggtctttctgccttcagatttgtcttcagtaagtgaaaagcagctcagttgggttgaggtcatttaagaacatttaatttccaagctcttgggctgctttcacagtatgttatgggttgttatccatctgtactgtgaaacgctgtcctatcagttttgcagcatttgactgaatctgagcagaaagtatagctctgtacacttcagaattcatcctgctacttctatcaacagtcacattatcaataaaccccagtgacccagttccattggcagccaaacatgcccatgccataacactgcctccacatgtttgacggatgatgtggtatgctttggatcatgaccccttcctttccttctccatacttttctcttcacatcattctggtacaagttaatcttgcatcagaactggtcaggcttttttttttttttagaggctTTTTAGCAAAGtgtaatctggcctttgtgttcttgagtgttaccagcggtttgcatcttgaggtaaaccgtctgtatttacattcatgaaggtggctcttgattgtaggctttgacaatgataggcctacctcctccagagtgttcctgacttggctagatgttgtgaaggggttgttcttcagtaagaaaagaattctgcaatcatccactttagttgttttctgtggtctcccaggccttttggtgttgctgagctcgccagtgcattccttctttttaagaatgtaccaaattgttgatttggccctcctaaagtttctgctatctctctgataggtctgttttggtttttcagcctaatgatggcctccttcacttgcatcaacacctctttggatggcatattgagagttcccatgaacagctaccaaatgcaaattcaacacttggaatcagctccagaccttttatttccttaatttatcatgatataaggaggaaacaggccacagctggccatgaaactgcttatcagtcaattgtcccattacttttgagcctgtgaaaatggaggaactctgtaagaaatggctgtaattcctaaacggttaatgcaatatttttgttaaaccccttgaattaaagctgaaagtctacgcttcagtcacatcttgactgcttcatttcaaatccactgtggtggtgtacagaggcaaaattaccaaaactgtgtcactgtcccaatatttatggacctgactgtataactTGCCTAAAACCCCTGGAAGCTTTGCTTCTGTCAAATCATTTTGAATGTcatctgtgttttattgttcagCATTTTAAACTTGGCCACTATTTGATTTGGGTTTTGTGTGCCAAAAATTACTGACGACTTGTTAGATTTTGGAGATACACCAGGACTAACTACATCATCTCACTTCTCAAAGTAAAACTAATCTGGTCCAAATAGGGCTTTTTTTACAAAATGGTCTAGAAATACAAATTTCAGAGATATACAGTCAATCCCTTTTACAGAAGAAAAATTGGCAAGATTACAGAATGTTTTCgtatgctttttcatttttctttgtactAAACTATTTTCTTTTGATTCAAAGGCAAAGACCAAAGGCTTGGACACCAAGGTTGATATTGGTGTGAAGTATGCAGACAAGCAGGAACGCTCGTTCAACGATGAGAAGTTAAAGGCTGGAAACTGTGTCATTGGCTTACAGGTGTGGCACGTCATcatagcttatttatttaagtatgGGGTGTTGATGCATTCTTATACCCTAGTGTGTGTACCTTTCCTCCCACCCCATTTATTCATTGTTGACTGGCGTACATTTTACTGCCCATTTCTGACATATTGTTTTCCTTGCTGATGTCTAGATGGGGACAAATAAATGTGCCAGTCAGGCTGGTATGACTGCTTATGGCACCCGAAGACATCTTTATGATCCAAAGACCCAAACAGACAAGCCTTATGACCAGACTACCATTAGCCTGCAGATGGGCACCAATAAGGGAGCAAGTCAGGTATGTCACTGTATATGTCACTACAACTCTGAGCCCCTGTAATTATTACAATGGCGTCTCCACCTGGACACATTTCGGTACAAATAAGGTTTTCCTCAGCAGAGGTAGATAACCATGCTTACTACAGCAGATTGGTTGAGGTGGGTGCGATGGATTAATGACATGGGTATTCACTGATCTGTTTTATGTTTACGTCACTTTTAATTCCCCACCCAGTGTCTTATTTCCTTTTCCAGTGAGCACTAGCTGCTCAGCTCCAAGAAAACCTCCAGGATAATGTTTCACATCACATCCAAGACTCAGCATTAAACGCATTACCTGGGCATACAATTACCACGAGCACATACAATTCAATTTATTCATATTGTTCATGAACAGAAAGTGATGGATGGCAACAACTTCTGCATATTACACACAGGATGTGTCACTTTACCACAAAAATCCCATCTTGTAGACACTGTAGTGTTTCTTGGAAATGCCTTAGTCTGGTTTTAGCTGCCaaacaaaggaaaaaggaaCCGGAACCCCTGACATACACATACCCGGCACAATGGCATGATCGCTAAATGTTCATTTCCACAGCAACCTGTGAGCAACCTCTCACtgaatatacacatataaatggGTCCAAAGTCTGGGTCCATTACTAATAGCTGTTTAACGCAAGtcaaaaatgtttgtttctaTTGACTTGGATCAGTAGAGACAATAAAGCATAGCACAAACAAGTATAGTAAATCAATATCAGGTTTATATATTAAGCGACATCGACATCTCTTAAAGGCTTTTGCACCCTGTGGCTACTTGCTGAAAAATCTGAACCActatggatggctgtggcattgtctgAATGATCTTCTGATCAAACGTTGTCGGTGTGCTGATCGGGAGCCcgtttcagtttttaaaaatgtgtattcaCGCTAACCTGCATCAACAGAGTGAGCTGTTTCtattagttttaataataataataatactgataattTCAGGTCAGAGTGCTTTAcagtgtgaagtaaaagaaagaaaaaaacaaaagttaaaaaaaaggtaatacAGGAAGgacaaataatacaaaaatgcagtaaataatagcagtgaaagatgaaaataatatataaaaatgatataataaagGTAGTTATAGTGAATATTATACTTGTATAATAAATAGAAGTATAATCATTTAAATCTATAATAGCTATCATAAGTATATAAGTAATATTAAATGTGACAATTGGCAGTAAAAGTAAGGCAAATGAAAGGTATTTAAATGCTAAAGTGAAaaaattttcactgtttttagctgtattttttaattagtaacAGATGGAGCTGTTGGTAGTGTATTCAGACTATTCCATTGTCTGACATGGTTAGAAACACAtcacttgcattttttttcaatcttgtCTGCTTGGCTTTCCCGACTCTTTAGGCTGGCATGGGTGCCCCCGGCACCCGGCGAGACATCTACGACCAGAAGGTGTCTCTGCAGCCGATGGACAACTCCACCATCTCTCTGCAGATGGGCACCAACAAAACAGCCTCGCAGAAGGGCATGAGTGCCTATGGTCTGGGCAGGCAGATCTACGACCCCAAATACTGCCCCTCAtctggggagcctggagcccaCACCAACGGCAGCCAGGGCACCGGCACCACTGGATCCGAGGTCAGCGACACTGACTACCAGGCTGACTACCAAGCAGAATACCACCAAGAGTACCAGCCGCAATACGATGAGTACCGTGGCCACTATGACCAGGGCATCGATTATTAGGTGGCTGAATTACAGTGTTCAGAtcaagaagatttttttttcctccttgttTTGGTTCTTATTTCAACAGAGCAAGATTTCTTTCCTTGCTGGCCTTACAAACTGATGCAGAGGGAGCAAAAAGTTGCCTTAATACTCATTCCTGTGTAGATTGtcagtattgtattttttttttttttcttaattactgAGAATTATGtttggaacattttttttttccttttttaaagcCTGTTTTAACCTGGGTGTTTTTGGAAGTGTGCAGCCTCTCCCTCAGAGTCTTCTTTGTCCTCCTGTAATTTGATTTAGTTTGATTACGGGACGTTCATCTCATTCTGGCTGTGTCTCATTGTCTCAGTGCTCTTGGACTCTGAGCTCAAGGACAGTGGGAGGGGCTTGAGTACCTCTTCCTGAAAGTTTGCTTAGTTTCCCATGCCCGGACAGGAAGCTGTCAAGTCCCTAGCTGTCGTTTTTAAACACAAAGCCTCTTTTAGATTCATTGGCCTTTAATTAGTTTGATCTAACAGTGGTTTTGTTACTTGTGCCATATATTTCTCCTCTTTTAGGCAACCTTTCCTTTTCTGTTGTATTCTTTGCTTTTGTATTTATTGCCACTGTCACTTGATATGGTCctgtcaaattattttttaatgaataaatttttaCATATGACAgccacaggttttttttgtctttcatacCTAAGGCACCATCATGTAAAAGATCTCACAGACTTTAGAAGAAATTAACTATCTTATACACAAGAGGATCTGTTTAGCAGAGACACACCACCTCTGGAATGAGATCTCTTTCCTctcagggagtgtgtgtgtgtgtgtgtgtgtgtgtgtgtgtgtgtgtgtggacaggagCCAAAATCCTCTCACATCCATGCCAGTAAACCCAGACCCGTCCTGCTACAGTGGCTCAGTATGACAAGGATGTGAGCTGCCCGATAGGTTCATGGGAAAAGTCCAGTAGCTCAGAGTttcactccctccctctttttttttttttcttctgagaaTAAGCCTTGCTTTGTGTGGCTATTCAGGCCTGATCATAATACAGCTCTCAGTTAGAACAGAAGCTGAGCGACAGCACAGGTTCTCCTAGAAGCTTGGCCTTTCAGGACAAACTGCTTCATTTGGATATCTGTTGTGGAAAGTGAAACTTCCAGTAATATGTTATCAATATTATTCATGTGTTTAGCAAGATGATTATCCACAAGGTGGCGCTATGAAGCCCTGGCGCTTCAGTCCTGCAGCCAAATAAGCttgttatgatgatgatgatgatgatgataatgataaaagCAGCAGTCGTACACTCGCAAGATTTTGCTCACATGGCTGAGTGTAGAATGAATTTAAATAGTTTGTAGATTAGTAGATTATTTTTCTACTTCAAGACAGGAGCATCCAAACGACAGCACTTGAGGTGTTTTGGGAGT carries:
- the LOC113539371 gene encoding calponin-3 yields the protein MAQFNKGPAYGLSAEVRSKIAQKYDLQKEEELRFWIEEVTGMPIGENFQLGLKDGVILCELINKLQPGSIKKINHSKLNWHKLENLGNFIKAILTYGLKPNDIFEANDLFENGNMTQVQTTLLALAGMAKTKGLDTKVDIGVKYADKQERSFNDEKLKAGNCVIGLQMGTNKCASQAGMTAYGTRRHLYDPKTQTDKPYDQTTISLQMGTNKGASQAGMGAPGTRRDIYDQKVSLQPMDNSTISLQMGTNKTASQKGMSAYGLGRQIYDPKYCPSSGEPGAHTNGSQGTGTTGSEVSDTDYQADYQAEYHQEYQPQYDEYRGHYDQGIDY